A genomic window from Silene latifolia isolate original U9 population chromosome 11, ASM4854445v1, whole genome shotgun sequence includes:
- the LOC141613838 gene encoding putative sugar phosphate/phosphate translocator At2g25520 — protein MVEYLILRDSSSFHLDWFIFGMNSLCAFALNLVVFLLVRKTSALTINVARVVKDWMLIAFSWSVIKDTVTPINLFRYGLAFWGVGFYNRSKFQALKANEAQKKAAQADDEQDRLLENRDGDRKKNENQS, from the coding sequence ATGGTTGAGTACCTGATTTTGAGGGACAGTTCAAGTTTTCATCTTGATTGGTTCATTTTTGGGATGAATTCGCTTTGTGCATTTGCTTTGAACCTTGTTGTGTTCTTGCTGGTTAGGAAGACTTCTGCATTGACTATAAATGTTGCTAGGGTTGTCAAGGATTGGATGTTGATTGCGTTCTCGTGGTCGGTTATTAAGGATACTGTGACTCCTATTAACTTGTTTAGGTATGGATTGGCGTTTTGGGGTGTTGGGTTTTATAATCGTTCTAAGTTCCAAGCACTTAAGGCGAACGAGGCTCAGAAGAAGGCTGCTCAAGCTGATGATGAGCAAGATCGGTTGCTCGAGAATAGAGATGGTGATAGAAAGAAGAATGAGAACCAGTCTTAG